The genomic interval ATAATGCTGCTATttcattgtttaattttttttgtccaatgcTGTGTACTACGCGGTAGCATAACATTGGAGCtcaatttatatacatatacattaaaaTTTTCCACACAATTTTTAAAAGTATCCAGTCAGTGCCTTAAGAGATTTGACCAAATTAATAGAGAATTGATTTTTGTACCCAGCTTCCCATTTGAaatagttaccgtattttctcacatataagccgtatttgtaacaaaaaaaagatgactgaatcaagggtacggcttatacgcgcacaagACTTTCTACACCATTAGATAtcagcaaagtaacatttactatttgttggttattttcagttttgctgtaagaaaacaaccatttctGGATGagttaattccttatgatattgaccctaatgtgcttttgattcatacagtatctcagaaataccacgtgagatgatttttaagattttcccttcaaagtaacacctctgtactccctattaaaaccatgaatatggaggtgaaaattgtgaatcgggtgGCTTATAagcgaaaaattgtaaaatttaatgattttaaggcaattttaaggatgcagTTTATACGCAAggggggcttatatgcgagtaaatacggtacatttaccACTGTCAGTCTTTCTGTCTATTATTTTAATCCTCTCTGGTTCAACAAAAATGGATGTTTACCTACGTTTCATGGTATATTGTTCATACTACCAGCAGCTAATCATCCTTCTAAAATGGGCTTTATGTCCTCCTTTTTCAGGTTGTCTGCATTCTAACACACTGTAAACTGTTCCAGATGTACCGTTTGTGTGCTTTTGTCCAGTAGACAGTTGTCAACTTTTCCTgttaattcaaggaaaaaatatgtaaataatttGCGGACATTTGACGTGTTGCGTGGTAAAATCTGtacaaataattaaaactgGACAATGCATATATTGTCCAATATGTAAATCACGTCAATACACCTTGTacttatttaacatttttcaataCTGGAAAAGTATGACATTGCTATTTGACTCGTTTCCTGGGCCTCTCAAGATGAGAAATGAACCTGAGTCATAGTTTAAACTGAGTAGTTTTACCCTTTGAAGAATTAAGAACATAGTTTTAAATATACTTTAATTAGCCAACTATTTGCCTCTgtaggtttcctcccacattccataaacatgcatgttaggctgattggacactaataaggggtgtcaaaccggtcctcaaagggccgcagtgggtgcaggttttcattccaactcaagaggataccttttgcaagtgtaatcagttaattaaagtcaggtgctacttattttagaagacacctgattggttaaaatgtcggcactggattggttggaacaaagaccaggacccactgcggccctcggcggaatcggtttgacatgTGCAGTCTAAATTGTCCCCAGGTAtgggggtgagtgtgcatggttgtctgtctccttgtgccctgcgatcgactggccactgattcagggtgtgccctgcctctggcccggagtcaactgggataggctccagcacccccgtaaccctagtgtggataaagcggttcagaaaatgaatgaatgaacttttacTCCACAGCACAAAGATTTTACCGATTACAAGACATTTTGAGtgcccaaccagcctaccatacatgttttggggatttgggaggaaaccagagtacctggacaaaacccatggagccccggggagaacttacaaactccacactggagtaccgacctggattcgaacgcaagaccccaaaactgtgacaCCGTCGCTCTAACAACTCGTCCATCAGGCTGCCATAAGAGatttaataatgaataattaaaatataattaacttCCTTCGTATCATGATGTATTTATGATAACTACATTCCGTTTTGTTACAGCACAAATATATTTGGCTCAAGTGCATGTTTCCCTATATATTATGCATGGCTTAGAACTGCTATTTTCCGATGGGAAGACTGCTATATATGTTATGAATATTGTTACTGCAAAGTAAACAGCAGTCGGAATCAGGCTGCTGTATTAGTTTGTACTCGGTATAAACTATAAAGCGaaaaggcaaaaataaaaaatagcacaCACTGTATCTTTAAATTAAATGCCATGTATTTTGGTGCACACGTTAAGTAGCCTTTAACCCCATGCTTTTATCCAATCACAAGCGCTATACTAAAGTAAagtagccaatcaaatgtgacaGAGCAAAATTTAAAACCTGACCTCAATTCCGGTAACAGAAACAAAAGACCGAGCGAGCAGCGTTGCTGACTTTGAGTGACattaagatttttatttattcattttaaattgccaCCTCAAATTTAGTGTGGAAACATTGGAGTTTTCTGCTGAATTTTGAAGTGCCATTaagatttgtatttatttttttaaattgccatcTCAAATTTAGTGTGGAAACGCTGTAGTTTTCTGCCATGGCGTTCATGGAAGTCCGTAATAATGTGAGGAAAAACTTGTTAAAGCtcttttaaattgttgttgacaGTGTGTTGAAATTGAACCTTGATTTCAATTTAACAGGTCCCAGTTGCGGAAAACCCACAAACGATGAGTAAACTACCTGCAGTTGTGACGAGGCGACCTGCGCTTGTCGAACTAACTAACGTGGGTGCCCCAGGAGTCAACACAAAGGTAAAGGTCATACAAGGATAGAATATTGAAGACAAGAATCATGACATAAACATGAATGAAATCGGTAAAAAGTGACAAGGTAAATGACAAGTTAGATGTCTCGAGCAGATGGACTCGTGGTAGTTCAATATCGTCCGAAATGTAGGCTGTAGTTTGGACAAAATGACCCCAGCAAAGGATGTGTCGACAACAAAATGAATAGTATCTGATTTTTTTGACCCCCTGCATCACCTTAGATGTCTACATAACATCCATACTCAGTTTTGTACTTGCATGCACATTTTAATGTTGGTTTATCATTTATTGTGAAATAGAAATACTGTATATTATTCACATTTACTCAACAAATGAAAAATTAGTTTTGTATGGTAGGGATATGCTTGGCATTAAAAAGGACAAAGTTGGCCTgtatagagcagtgtttcccaaccctttttgagctgtggcacactttttggattgaaaaaatctcaagggacatcaccatctgaaaatcttaatttaaaactatgtcggctttttttaaccaaagtgATTTTCATCAAAGTTTCATCAGcaagaatcacataaacctccaaaattattccaaaatctaatttttcacactgaaccaatgtcaccaaaagttgatgtctgggACCCTTAACAACTTCCTGTttaagtgatgcaaaaataagtaatgtaatgtttttaaccacaattttatgacttttcccccaaatattacttaaatctcctaatattacgctcacacagactttacatcCCCAGAAATTGATGCGCTAGAAACCAAACATCTTCctgttcatgttagagaaaaataagcaacaaaatgactcttTCATAATTTGAATCTTTAATCCATAATCCTATTGGAGATGTATATCTAATTGAGACTAAGACAGTAGTGAGTGCCTTCcataatgaattattttgatttcCTTAGTCTGCGCAACCCAAATATATGCTGTCTTGTGAATAGACGAGGCGTGCCCCTTTCCACTTGTATTTCACTCCAAACCTTTCTGCCTCCAGAGAAGGGTACAAGGCAAAGCACCTGGAATCCTGAAAGCTCAAGCCCTCAATCCAGTTCAGGTTCAAGCACCAGCAGATCTACTTCCTTTGAGGCCTGAGACATCTGCTGATTTGTCCATGAAGGAGGAAGAGGTGGCACAAATGTGCCAGGCTTTCTCCAACACACTGCTCCAAGTGGAGGATGTCGATAAGGAGGATGGTGACTTACCTCAGCTGTGCTCAGAGTTTGTTAAAGATATCTAAAGGTATCTTCACCAGCTGGAGGTAATTCTTTTCTTCCTCAGCCAGCCACATGACACAGTGGAAGACAAGTTATTTAGTGTCCTGTTGCTCTTTACAGATCGAGCAGGCTGTACGTGCTAACTACATGGAGGGGTATGAAATCACAGGGCGCATGCGAGCGCTTCTTGTCGACTGGATGGTCCAGGTTCATTCTAGGTTTCAGCTCCTTCAAGAGACTTTGTATCTCTCTGTTGCAGTCCTCGATCGGTTTCTCCAGGTGGGAAGAGGCGGCTCGattgaaatgatttttggacttttatttatttattttaatgtgagAGAAACCTAAATCTTGCCATTTTGCCACAGGTCCAGCCAGTTTCCCGCAGGAAGCTGCAGCTTGCCGGCGTGACTGCCATGTTGGTTGCCTCCAAGTATGAGGAGACGTATCCTGTGGCAGTGCATGACTTTGCACATATCACCGACAACGCGTTCACCACGGCTCAGATTTTGGAGATGGAGCAACTGATTCTGAGGAGCCTCAACTTTCGGCTCGGACGTCCTCTTCCGTTGCATTTCCTTAGAAGAGCTTCAAAAGTGGCGAATGTGAGACTTGCAGTCATTCCCTCaaacaagtacagtaataccttgacatacgagtgcgccgacatacgagcagtttgagatacgagtaaaatttcgagcaaatatttactttgcgatacgagacacattttgatatacaaccATACTTATGTGAACatctccccacaactcccttgtgtaaatgtctctatgaAGACTGggtggagtgttgcatttttttttcagtgtttctttTCCCCTGTTAGTCAATGCAGAATGGTGTACgtgtggcggagcttgctcacCAATACGAGACGAATATATTAGTACTTcccattggcaagtggtcgtgcgttatcctactgtgacgacatttgtgtgcatcattttcggaatattttgaagtgaagacaaaagcaaacagctcTCGGTAGGttcattttaaaaactgcagctgaaagtcagggtggtggcagggcaaatagagccaacccaggaaaagaaaggtataaaaatgtattatttttttttagaattaagtttagtgtaaggttagattaaacttattttttagtgtctgaatcgtaatccaagttcatttaaatttgtttatgttatgttacgagtgcgatGCCGTGCAGAAAgtcgcgaaatccgtctaattttagtactattagacatcataaccactagttatttgttactctgttaatagttggcaaattagaagaaatacaaatgtttttccattccaatatctttttatttggtgtttttttaagagggttggaatgaattaatttgtttttaggtcatttctatgggaaatgttgatttgagatacgagtaaatcgacatacgagctcagtccctgaatgcattaagctcgtatctcaaggtaccactgtatttgtactGGGATGCATTATAATGCGTAGGTGTCTCTTGTGGGTATGTTTTCTCATAGTCGGACATTGAAAGGCACACGTTGGCCAAATATCTGATGGAGTTGACACTCACTGACTATGAAATGGTGCACTATCACCCTTCTGAGATCGCCGCTGCAGCCCTGTGCCTCACTCAGCGGCTGCTCAATGACATGCCGTGGGTGAGTCAGATCACAATATTAATGTGTATTGAGGGTCTGAGTTGTTCAGTctccttttgatttttattggtactttttattttttttgtttgccgaCTTTCAGTCAGCCACACAGGAGCACTACTCGACGTATAGCGAGGCCCACCTGAAGCCCATCATCTCGCTCATggccaaaaatgttgaaatggtgAATTGCGGGAAAACCAAGTTCCAGGTGAGGGACCGCTGAGCACAATGAAGTCAATAACAAAAGCACAGTCTCGGTAATGTTTCTTGCTTCACAGGCTGTCAAGAAAAAGTACTCAAGCAGCAAGCTGTTAAAGATCAGCCTAATTCCTCAGCTGAAGTCACCGCTCATCAGCAACATGGCAACTGCTGCTCAAAACGCTCATTGAAGCCTTGagaattttttattgtttccaGAAGCAATTTGTTCTGAATTTGATGttaaactttttatttatttttggttggACAAATTCAAGTTTTGATTGGGAGTACTTTTAATGTATGGGAATGCTTGACTTGGTGCGTGGCACTTTACTTAAAAGGAAATAAAGCACCTTTATCATGTGCATCTCAGCTTATAAATTCTTGCTAAATAAATTGAAGAAACTTAATTTTATTGCTTTGTaaccgtggccggatgattcgcctaaagacgtttggccgacggtacatctgctacatctgcccgcccaagagtgcttattcccgggctgacatgcccgcccaagagtgcttattcccgggctgacatgcccgcccaagagtgcttattcccgggctgccattgacggtagactaataaattgagagtgatgagtggaaaagggaaatgaataattgatttttactataatttggacaacgccggcggcgggccggattaaaaatcctaacgggccgtatacgACCCACAagtcgaggttgaaaaacatgtacacacacgatccgggggcggggcgagcgcgcgaatcccgtttccgcaaaacctccgttcggccgaatgaccgttcggtgaaccgtccattcggcgacctgtccatctgtcaaacgtccgtcggcgaaacggctttaggcgaatcatccgagtaccctttgtaacagtaaaagaaaaaaaaagaaatggtacATAATATTTCCAGGAAATAGCCATCTGAcatgagggacaccctgaattggtggctagccaatcgtagggcacaaagagacacaaccattcacccttacactcatacctaggggcaatttagagtgtccactcaccctaccaagcatgtctttggaatgtgggaggaaaccagagtatccggagaaaacccacacaggcaacatgcaaactctacacaggtggactgacctggagtTGAACTccggtctcccactgtgaggccaacgtgctaccCACTCAGCTGCCGTGTCTATTTTACCCTtttcttttccactttttccaaattaattttatttaccgtaattactcgaatataacacgcaggtttttgcaaaataattaattccaatagttgggggtgcgtgttataatcaaaaactttttttttttttttttttttgtcttgttacatggcccttagcctggtgctttttcttgccaaataaattgaattgaaattgaatagaataaaataaattacaaattttcgatcgaaaaaagcattgtcaaactcactttgacgcacggattttacgtcatctcgtagagccgacgcacggattttacgtcatctcgtgaagccgagaccaccactgcccccctctagcctcgtacccgtctcagttcaccctctgtcagttcagtgttataatcaataactaaaataaattacaaattttcgatcgaaaaaagcattgtcaaactcactttgacgcacggattttacgtcatctcgtaaagccaatcggatgatgtgttgtgggaggaagaggaagtggatgaaggaagcgtggacgttgataggattctcaacgaagagatgtatgagaggacagacaaagagagagaggaacttttcatttgaaggattctaatgaataaatttgtttgaacaaaacaatcgtgaaacgaagaaaaaaaggtaagatttctgattttcgtcagcgggaaattttaggtgcgcactatattcgagtactgcgtttttccagatttttttggcccaaagttatacccgcgtgttattttcgagtgcgcgttatattcgagtaattacggtacttattATTTAGGGTGTGAAAGTGGTTAgtgcgggcggcccggtggagcgagtggttagcgcgccggcctcacagctctagggtcctgggttcaaatccaggtcatgccaatctttgtggagtttgcatgttctccctgggcctgcttgggttttgtccggatactctggtttccttccacattccaaaaacatgcatggtaggctgattggacactttaaattgcccctaggtatgggtgtaagtgtgcatggttgtccgtctccttgtgccttgcctctggcctggagtcagctgggataggctccagcacccccgcgaccctaatgaggataaaatggttcggaagatgagatgagaatatggCGTATCAATGGTACAAATTTTGCCATCAAATGTGAGTATActctcaaccagcctacactgcAAGTTAttgcgatgtgggaggaaactggagtacctgtagAGAACCCATGTAAGCCCTGccttgcccttaggtatgaggctgagcatgaatggttttccCCCACCTGATGCTCTGTTTAgggcagggttgggcaaacttttcggcccgggggccacattgactttaaaagtttgacaggcgggccgggtcagcacaagatacaatacatataaaaactgcatccgttaacagtacatatgaaacataaacagaaaaaaaggactaaagtatgaacatactcatctgggatttatggggtgctttcttggttttcatcagactaaaggtctgttcacacatatgCAGAGCCAAATatcaccagaatcctctgtgccatcttctggatgtttggaaatttggctgcacttaatgaagtctaaaactcagagactttcagggagttgaacttgtcacattggagatcaatcagttccaactgcaactactgtggaaccgtttcggggtcttgtgagaaaggacatgacaccagctgtcaatttttccaaaatcacaaaaccgacgccagaattgctcatgcaggtcatccattgatttcctgtattttttcacatgcttttaacgcaaccagtgtggggaaatgagcaaatgacttgtctgatatttgcttgaaaaataaaaccagcttggttttggaggcggaaggtttgcttgcatttcatgcacaaactgttttttctcttgtagcttcacattcagctcgttcatgcctgtcaggatgtccacagtaaaagttaaatgttcagaaatgtgtcagtattctcaagtagctcccacacacatttacatacttttactaggctagtgcgccatctatcggggaaaagAGGGTATTTGATTGGATTGGCTAACTTTATtcttcccgtattcgggaaatttcattgtgacagtagcagagggtcaTTAGACAGAAcagcaaagcaaaagcacaaagtacaaagcaaatcaaagtaaatgggatcattaagaatcaccaaatcagatcattaagacagaaaagcagcaaaaacacaaaacgagtaagtgtggacggagctaccaccgccggctgccacttgaacggcgccatcttggttgcggtagctaaaacggatacagactcaaaaagacgtagtaaagttggacaaaaactggaaccacacacaggaagtcttccacaagatggggaacttctgcagactgtgactgaggtagagaatatgcagtgaATTTCCAGcaggattgaggtgttgctccttctgctgcgtattgtaacagctagtcccatgtgtgtgacagcgtaggcatggctgatggttccataaaagaagtggcagaaagaagccaggctaacagaacaaagaaagttgtaaaaacatcaaagtaaaaagtataaagtacaaagtaaagtaaaaaggaatgtattaagaaatataaaaatgtaatttaaaaaaagatagaagggctgtaaaacacgaaaaacaaataagagtggacagagctactgccactggcttccgcgtgacgg from Stigmatopora argus isolate UIUO_Sarg chromosome 2, RoL_Sarg_1.0, whole genome shotgun sequence carries:
- the ccnb2 gene encoding LOW QUALITY PROTEIN: G2/mitotic-specific cyclin-B2 (The sequence of the model RefSeq protein was modified relative to this genomic sequence to represent the inferred CDS: substituted 1 base at 1 genomic stop codon); the protein is MAFMEVRNNVPVAENPQTMSKLPAVVTRRPALVELTNVGAPGVNTKRRVQGKAPGILKAQALNPVQVQAPADLLPLRPETSADLSMKEEEVAQMCQAFSNTLLQVEDVDKEDGDLPQLCSEFVKDIXRYLHQLEIEQAVRANYMEGYEITGRMRALLVDWMVQVHSRFQLLQETLYLSVAVLDRFLQVQPVSRRKLQLAGVTAMLVASKYEETYPVAVHDFAHITDNAFTTAQILEMEQLILRSLNFRLGRPLPLHFLRRASKVANSDIERHTLAKYLMELTLTDYEMVHYHPSEIAAAALCLTQRLLNDMPWSATQEHYSTYSEAHLKPIISLMAKNVEMVNCGKTKFQAVKKKYSSSKLLKISLIPQLKSPLISNMATAAQNAH